The following proteins are co-located in the Peromyscus maniculatus bairdii isolate BWxNUB_F1_BW_parent chromosome 23, HU_Pman_BW_mat_3.1, whole genome shotgun sequence genome:
- the Ankrd61 gene encoding ankyrin repeat domain-containing protein 61 isoform X1, whose protein sequence is MRGQHHKRWKLTNPIAASTRLISPCSRDFLMGNITKRGSRDLVEDSAMLLEDSSVATLHSRLYEAILKEDCNIIKTLLRTHPVNQPLTILANPTGRLLLSQQQTRAIFPIHLAAEYRKPQSLLCLLQHGADTEVRDAQGLTTLHQMLLNWPITSTTWTKPSTQIQKILTDIQNNAVMCLRILCEHGAQVNARVDNSNKHSPLHLAITYGSYPVLSLLAQNGAQVNATNEASMTPLHMAAEILDKNMIETLIACGANVNCAISSTGNTALKLAVCTASSKAGQLLAAGVGCIRLLLSHGAQVNAQDHEGQTALHKACFGGREVIINLLLEFEANVNILTKNGESPIYMYLQRSSNIRDVTLLARLLYRTYPLRLSNKQGLLPAGIMLPEFHLLRETLIKLAKKPLSLEAICKRNIRNVYGEKYKFHLKKLLPGKLWNSIYTFYDFDYLLK, encoded by the exons ATGAGGGGTCAACATCATAAGAGATGGAAACTGACCAATCCCATAGCAGCATCCACTCGCCTCATCAGCCCCTGCTCTAGAGACTTTCTCATGGGGAACATAACCAAGAGGGGAAGCAGGGACCTCGTGGAGGACAGTGCCATGCTGCTGGAGGACAGCTCAGTGGCTACACTGCACTCTAGACTTTATGAGGCCATACTCAAGGAAGACTGTAACATAATCAAGACACTCCTCAGAACCCACCCTGTCAACCAGCCCTTGACCATCCTGGCCAACCCCACCGGCAGACTACTTCTGAGCCAG CAGCAGACTCGGGCTATCTTCCCCATCCATCTGGCCGCCGAATACCGCAAGCCACAAAGTTTGCTTTGCTTGTTACAACACGGGGCTGACACAGAAGTAAG GGATGCTCAAGGCCTCACCACTCTTCACCAGATGCTGCTCAACTGGCCAATCACTTCTACCACGTGGACCAAACCCAGTACCCAGATCCAAAAGATCCTGACAGACATTCAGAACAATGCTGTCATGTGTCTGCGCATTTTGTGTGAACATGGAGCTCAAGTGAATGCCCGGGTAGACAATAGCAACAAACATTCACCCTTGCACCTGGCCATAACATATGGCTCCTATCCAGTTCTCTCCCTTTTGGCCCAAAATGGTGCCCAGGTCAATGCTACTAACGAAGCCAGCATGACGCCGCTTCACATGGCTGCAGAAATACTGGACAAAAACATGATAGAGACACTCATTGCCTGTGGGGCCAACGTGAACTGTGCCATCTCATCTACTGGAAACACGGCTCTGAAGCTGGCAGTGTGCACCGCATCAAGCAAAGCCGGCCAACTGCTGGCTGCAGGGGTGGGCTGCATCCGTCTGCTGCTGAGTCATGGAGCCCAGGTCAATGCCCAAGACCACGAAGGCCAAACAGCTCTGCACAAGGCATGTTTTGGAGGCAGAGAGGTAATAATCAACCTCTTGCTGGAATTTGAAgcaaatgttaacattttaacAAAAAATGGGGAATCTCCAATTTATATGTACCTTCAGCGCAGTTCCAATATCAGAGACGTAACACTTCTGGCTAGGCTACTTTATCGCACTTACCCTTTAAGACTGAGCAATAAGCAAGGGCTTCTACCTGCAGGAATCATGCTACCAGAGTTCCACCTCCTAAGGGAAACTCTAATAAAGTTAGCAAAAAAACCCTTATCCCTAGAGGCCATCTGTAAGAGAAACATCAGGAATGTCTATGGTGAGAAGTACAAATTCCACCTGAAGAAACTCCTCCCTGGGAAGCTATGGAACTCCATATATACCTTCTATGACTTTGACTACCTCTTGAAATGA
- the Aimp2 gene encoding aminoacyl tRNA synthase complex-interacting multifunctional protein 2 isoform X2, with the protein MPMYQETSEPSLQALESRQDDILKRLYELKAAVDGLSKMIHTPDADLDVTNILQADEPTPLTTNALDLNLVLGKDYGALKDIVINANPASPPLSLLVLHRLLCERYRVLSTVHTHSSVKNVPENLLKCFGEQARKQSRHEYQLGFTLIWKNVPKTQMKFSVQTMCPIEGEGNIARFLFSLFGQKHNAVNLTLIDSWVDIAMFQLKEGSSKEKAAVFRSMNSALGKSPWLVGNELTVADVVLWSVLQQTGGGSGTAPANVQRWLKSCENLVPFSTALQLLK; encoded by the exons gaaacatctgagccatctttgcAAGCCCTTGAATCCCGccaagatgacattttaaagcGCTTGTATGAGTTGAAGGCAGCAGTTGACGGCCTTTCAAAGATGATTCATACTCCAGATGCGGACTTGGATGTAACCAACATCCTGCAAGCTGATGAGCCCACACCTTTAACCACAAATGCACTGGACTTGAATTTGGTGCTTGGAAAG GATTATGGGGCGCTGAAAGACATCGTGATCAACGCAAACCCAGCCTCTCCACCCCTCTCCCTGCTTGTGCTGCACAGGCTGCTCTGTGAACGCTACAGGGTCCTGtccactgtgcacacacattcgTCAGTCAAGAATGTACCTGAGAATCTTCTCAAGTGCTTTGGGGAGCAGGCTAGGAAACAGTCCCGTCACGAGTATCAGCTGGGCTTCACCTTGATTTGGAAGAACG TGCCCAAGACACAGATGAAGTTCAGTGTACAGACAATGTGCCCCATCGAAGGAGAAGGGAACATTGCACGATTCTTGTTCTCTCTGTTTGGCCAGAAGCATAACGCTGTCAACTTAACCCTCATCGACAGCTGGGTGGATATTGCCATGTTTCAGCTGAAAGAAGGAAGCAGTAAAGAGAAAGCAGCCGTCTTCCGCTCTATGAACTCTGCTCTGGGGAAGAGCCCGTGGTTGGTTGGGAACGAGCTCACCgtggcagatgtggtgctgtggTCTGTGCTCCAGCAGACGGGGGGTGGCAGTGGGACAGCACCCGCCAATGTGCAGCGGTGGCTGAAGTCCTGTGAGAACCTGGTCCCCTTCAGCACTGCCCTCCAGCTCCTTAAGTGA
- the Ankrd61 gene encoding ankyrin repeat domain-containing protein 61 isoform X2, giving the protein MRGQHHKRWKLTNPIAASTRLISPCSRDFLMGNITKRGSRDLVEDSAMLLEDSSVATLHSRLYEAILKEDCNIIKTLLRTHPVNQPLTILANPTGRLLLSQQTRAIFPIHLAAEYRKPQSLLCLLQHGADTEVRDAQGLTTLHQMLLNWPITSTTWTKPSTQIQKILTDIQNNAVMCLRILCEHGAQVNARVDNSNKHSPLHLAITYGSYPVLSLLAQNGAQVNATNEASMTPLHMAAEILDKNMIETLIACGANVNCAISSTGNTALKLAVCTASSKAGQLLAAGVGCIRLLLSHGAQVNAQDHEGQTALHKACFGGREVIINLLLEFEANVNILTKNGESPIYMYLQRSSNIRDVTLLARLLYRTYPLRLSNKQGLLPAGIMLPEFHLLRETLIKLAKKPLSLEAICKRNIRNVYGEKYKFHLKKLLPGKLWNSIYTFYDFDYLLK; this is encoded by the exons ATGAGGGGTCAACATCATAAGAGATGGAAACTGACCAATCCCATAGCAGCATCCACTCGCCTCATCAGCCCCTGCTCTAGAGACTTTCTCATGGGGAACATAACCAAGAGGGGAAGCAGGGACCTCGTGGAGGACAGTGCCATGCTGCTGGAGGACAGCTCAGTGGCTACACTGCACTCTAGACTTTATGAGGCCATACTCAAGGAAGACTGTAACATAATCAAGACACTCCTCAGAACCCACCCTGTCAACCAGCCCTTGACCATCCTGGCCAACCCCACCGGCAGACTACTTCTGAGCCAG CAGACTCGGGCTATCTTCCCCATCCATCTGGCCGCCGAATACCGCAAGCCACAAAGTTTGCTTTGCTTGTTACAACACGGGGCTGACACAGAAGTAAG GGATGCTCAAGGCCTCACCACTCTTCACCAGATGCTGCTCAACTGGCCAATCACTTCTACCACGTGGACCAAACCCAGTACCCAGATCCAAAAGATCCTGACAGACATTCAGAACAATGCTGTCATGTGTCTGCGCATTTTGTGTGAACATGGAGCTCAAGTGAATGCCCGGGTAGACAATAGCAACAAACATTCACCCTTGCACCTGGCCATAACATATGGCTCCTATCCAGTTCTCTCCCTTTTGGCCCAAAATGGTGCCCAGGTCAATGCTACTAACGAAGCCAGCATGACGCCGCTTCACATGGCTGCAGAAATACTGGACAAAAACATGATAGAGACACTCATTGCCTGTGGGGCCAACGTGAACTGTGCCATCTCATCTACTGGAAACACGGCTCTGAAGCTGGCAGTGTGCACCGCATCAAGCAAAGCCGGCCAACTGCTGGCTGCAGGGGTGGGCTGCATCCGTCTGCTGCTGAGTCATGGAGCCCAGGTCAATGCCCAAGACCACGAAGGCCAAACAGCTCTGCACAAGGCATGTTTTGGAGGCAGAGAGGTAATAATCAACCTCTTGCTGGAATTTGAAgcaaatgttaacattttaacAAAAAATGGGGAATCTCCAATTTATATGTACCTTCAGCGCAGTTCCAATATCAGAGACGTAACACTTCTGGCTAGGCTACTTTATCGCACTTACCCTTTAAGACTGAGCAATAAGCAAGGGCTTCTACCTGCAGGAATCATGCTACCAGAGTTCCACCTCCTAAGGGAAACTCTAATAAAGTTAGCAAAAAAACCCTTATCCCTAGAGGCCATCTGTAAGAGAAACATCAGGAATGTCTATGGTGAGAAGTACAAATTCCACCTGAAGAAACTCCTCCCTGGGAAGCTATGGAACTCCATATATACCTTCTATGACTTTGACTACCTCTTGAAATGA